Within uncultured Roseibium sp., the genomic segment CCCATACCGTTTTCGGCTCAGGCGAGGTGGAGTGCATGTCCCTCTTTATCGAACCTCCCGAGTTTCCGATCCTTCCGAACGAATGCTGCACGATCACGGTGTCGGGCTTTTTCCGTCAGTTGCTCATGCGGGCCATAGAGCTACCGGAGCTCTATGACGTCGACGGTCCGGACGGCCGCATCGTGTCCGTTATCTTCGATGAGCTGGCAGTGGCGCCGGTCGAAGACCTCCGCCTCCCGATCCCCGGCGATCCGCGCCTGAAGAAGCTCACCGACCTGTTGATCGCGGCGCCTGCGGATCATGCGCCCGTCGCGGAGTGGGCCTCCCGCGTCGCGCTCAGCGAACGCAGCCTGAACCGTCTGCTGGCGGAACAGGTGGGCATGAGTTTCGGCCGCTGGCGCCGGCAGTTGCATGTTGTCCTTGCCTTGCGGCATCTGAGCGCCGGCCAGACTGTCCAGGCCATCGCGATGGATCTCGGCTATGAAAGCGCCAGCAGTTTCGTGACCATGTTTCGAAAGAT encodes:
- a CDS encoding helix-turn-helix transcriptional regulator: MYVDVRSDWLSYVDEIPRALVAANAVANLEALEQSPRHHHQKAQLLFTVRGVINCEVEDAVWIVPPQCAVWIPGGLPHTVFGSGEVECMSLFIEPPEFPILPNECCTITVSGFFRQLLMRAIELPELYDVDGPDGRIVSVIFDELAVAPVEDLRLPIPGDPRLKKLTDLLIAAPADHAPVAEWASRVALSERSLNRLLAEQVGMSFGRWRRQLHVVLALRHLSAGQTVQAIAMDLGYESASSFVTMFRKMVGKPPSRYLLERLRPAAHDHGKR